A section of the bacterium genome encodes:
- a CDS encoding beta-galactosidase, translating into MFVYGVQYLRGETPRMDQWEKDFKNMKKMGVNTIRVWLLWNRLEIREGVIDYDYLDKIFDLGDRYDIKIGCLFHLHAAPEWAICKYPQYYYVNAKGISFLPSPRNNTPSGGWPGLCYDNKEVQDITLNFIKRVVSHVKDRESLSFWEPMNEPHVFFDHLNNEEYCYCEATKNAFRKWLKEKYTSISVLNKTWGRRFIGFDQVFPPTWKMSYTDWIDWRTFTKDNLIAELKRRINTIKKLSNKPVIGHSYGGSQVQNNVLPAMAFDDWDNAHIMDKWGCSGFPSQYSDTVGVSLAVDATRNAGRNKEVWQSELGCGQLGTGINPRGEISEKQFAMWTWLSIAHGAKGVLYWQYRKERHGTEANSLGMVSIDGSKPNESGREFMKIAKILKENEDLFLNCKVPESEVAILFSPRSYAVYWCKNNNTTTIPYQCLLGYYNLFWEMNVPCDIIHELHCNKEDLYKYKLIVLPFPVALDNKIVEVLKDYIYKGGTVFSDPFLCAFDQNFWLDEKNIPGRGFDEIFGVSNKDVFRLSPERKVSVIMNGKKYQIGNSHFVEKYNHSGCKIIASFDDKSPAITINKHGKGKAIMCGINLGLSYSPAVRLADDEEGSLSSGLEKDLIHKVFNRILDITNISKPLLNVPDGVCFRMLRGQKKEDILFLFNNTSRKICVSLEQKNSYKTAWDTLSNDRKNWINKSVKLNGYETKIFKLYK; encoded by the coding sequence ATGTTCGTATATGGCGTACAGTATCTAAGAGGTGAAACTCCCAGAATGGACCAATGGGAGAAAGATTTCAAGAATATGAAGAAAATGGGAGTGAATACCATTCGTGTATGGCTGCTCTGGAACAGACTGGAAATTAGAGAAGGTGTTATTGACTATGATTATCTCGATAAGATATTTGATTTGGGAGATAGGTATGATATTAAAATAGGATGTCTATTTCACCTTCATGCCGCTCCTGAATGGGCAATTTGTAAATATCCCCAGTATTATTATGTTAATGCAAAAGGAATTTCATTTTTACCTTCTCCCAGAAATAATACTCCGTCAGGTGGATGGCCTGGACTTTGTTATGATAATAAAGAGGTTCAGGATATAACTTTGAATTTTATAAAGAGAGTTGTCTCGCACGTTAAGGATAGAGAATCACTTTCTTTCTGGGAGCCAATGAATGAACCCCATGTTTTTTTTGACCATTTAAATAATGAAGAATACTGCTATTGTGAAGCGACAAAAAACGCATTCAGAAAATGGCTGAAAGAGAAGTATACCTCTATATCAGTTCTAAATAAGACATGGGGAAGGCGATTCATCGGTTTTGACCAGGTATTTCCACCAACATGGAAGATGAGCTATACAGACTGGATTGATTGGAGAACCTTTACAAAAGATAATTTGATTGCTGAGCTTAAAAGGCGAATAAATACTATAAAGAAACTGAGTAATAAACCCGTAATTGGACACTCATATGGCGGGAGCCAGGTGCAGAATAATGTTCTTCCAGCAATGGCTTTTGATGACTGGGATAATGCGCATATTATGGATAAATGGGGATGCAGTGGATTCCCAAGTCAATATTCAGATACAGTGGGAGTTTCATTAGCAGTGGATGCTACGAGAAATGCTGGAAGAAACAAAGAAGTCTGGCAGTCTGAACTGGGTTGTGGTCAACTAGGTACAGGAATAAATCCCAGAGGGGAAATATCCGAGAAGCAATTCGCTATGTGGACATGGCTCAGTATTGCACATGGGGCAAAAGGAGTGCTTTACTGGCAGTACAGGAAAGAAAGACATGGTACTGAAGCCAATTCCCTTGGGATGGTATCTATTGACGGTTCAAAGCCAAACGAAAGCGGCAGAGAATTTATGAAAATCGCTAAAATCTTAAAAGAAAATGAAGATTTGTTTCTAAACTGTAAAGTTCCTGAGTCTGAGGTTGCAATCCTGTTCAGTCCACGCTCATACGCAGTCTATTGGTGTAAAAATAATAATACGACAACAATTCCTTATCAATGCCTATTAGGGTATTACAACTTATTCTGGGAGATGAATGTTCCATGCGATATTATCCATGAATTACATTGTAACAAAGAAGATCTATATAAATACAAACTAATAGTTCTTCCATTTCCTGTTGCTCTGGACAATAAAATAGTAGAAGTCCTGAAAGATTATATTTATAAAGGCGGCACTGTCTTTTCTGATCCATTCCTCTGTGCATTTGATCAAAACTTCTGGCTGGATGAGAAAAATATTCCTGGGAGAGGATTTGATGAAATATTCGGAGTGAGTAATAAAGATGTATTTAGGTTAAGTCCTGAAAGAAAGGTATCTGTTATTATGAATGGTAAAAAATACCAAATTGGGAACAGTCATTTTGTTGAAAAATATAATCATTCTGGATGTAAAATCATAGCCTCATTTGATGATAAATCTCCTGCCATAACAATTAATAAACATGGCAAAGGCAAAGCCATAATGTGTGGAATTAATCTTGGATTATCATATTCTCCAGCTGTGAGGTTGGCAGACGATGAAGAAGGAAGTTTATCTTCAGGTTTGGAAAAGGATCTTATCCACAAAGTTTTTAACAGAATATTAGATATTACGAATATTTCAAAACCTTTATTAAATGTACCTGATGGAGTATGTTTTAGAATGCTAAGAGGGCAGAAAAAAGAGGACATACTCTTCTTATTTAATAACACTTCACGAAAGATTTGTGTCTCGTTAGAGCAGAAAAATTCTTACAAAACTGCATGGGACACGTTATCCAATGATAGGAAAAACTGGATAAATAAATCTGTAAAGCTTAATGGTTATGAGACAAAGATATTCAAACTTTATAAATAA
- a CDS encoding family 78 glycoside hydrolase catalytic domain, protein MQKEWSAKWVWANEAYDIRNKYLYGRKQFNIPTNVEKIVIRVSADSRYKLWINGRYVSRGPARCYPWKQSFDTVNILPYLKIGKNVMAIMVHQYGESTFSYIHRWRAGFIVDGDILLKNGSCINIDTDSSWKVKDVNAYKRNTKRTSVQTGFQEVFDSRLEEISWNKANFNDDNWENATIVGPIYTLPWESMEERGIPMLRECTVNAKQIVAQYIGKNHKDYLDSSKLSDVLYEEKLHKTQKILFKNQENVLKPNKTVTTILPNEENKFSSMLIDFGKEVSGCLQLKINKADGGEIFDFVYAEKIEDSKPLIHPPNKGSKVAFMDRYITKKGIQEFETFSFRGLRYLLLVARCVRRPVEIEYIGLNSIEYPVSEIGDFECSDKLLNKIWDVGKYTVRKCMSDAYVDCPWREQTQWLSDMMIQSLVNYYTFGDPYLIRRGLKQFAQSQTFEGLLFGIAPSDRYRCINPDYNLIWFISIHNYYLFTGDKSLLKECYPVMLRILDFFQKHAGKKYLLGPTPRYWLFLDWAKLDKKHLSATFNMLYLLALETAIKIFKIIGKDSKNLSQQYLKLKKAIEKHFWSKDKNLWIEAFDSDSNKQIDQISQHSNSLAVLSGLKYTEEVKKAILEGIYNPKTQIMTASPYFYFYIIWALMKIGREREVVDCIKGKWGDMLRKDATTWWENWNAGNDVLWSCCHGWSAHPTYFLSKHVLGVHPISAGWRKFQFSPKFLNLNYVKGKVPTPSGLIEVEWKRKNKYIDIKLTVPKGLKAEIDIKGCPKKIAGTGITRLRCN, encoded by the coding sequence ATGCAAAAGGAATGGTCTGCAAAATGGGTATGGGCTAATGAAGCTTATGATATTAGAAATAAGTATTTATATGGCCGTAAGCAGTTCAATATTCCAACTAATGTAGAAAAAATTGTTATTAGAGTATCAGCGGATTCAAGGTATAAGCTGTGGATCAATGGCAGATATGTATCGAGAGGTCCTGCCAGATGCTATCCATGGAAACAGTCATTTGATACTGTGAATATCCTGCCATATTTGAAAATCGGCAAGAATGTTATGGCTATTATGGTTCATCAATATGGAGAATCTACATTTAGCTATATTCATAGATGGAGAGCTGGTTTTATAGTGGATGGGGATATTTTACTTAAAAATGGAAGTTGCATCAATATTGACACTGATTCCAGCTGGAAGGTTAAAGATGTTAATGCATATAAGAGAAATACCAAGAGAACCTCAGTTCAAACAGGCTTTCAGGAAGTTTTTGACTCAAGACTGGAAGAGATAAGCTGGAATAAAGCAAATTTTAATGATGACAACTGGGAAAATGCAACAATTGTTGGTCCTATTTATACTCTGCCATGGGAATCAATGGAGGAAAGAGGGATTCCCATGCTTAGGGAATGCACAGTAAATGCAAAACAAATTGTAGCTCAATATATTGGGAAAAATCATAAGGATTATCTAGACAGCTCTAAACTTTCTGATGTGCTGTATGAAGAGAAGCTGCACAAAACGCAGAAGATATTATTTAAAAATCAGGAGAATGTTCTTAAACCGAATAAAACTGTAACAACAATATTGCCAAATGAGGAGAATAAGTTTAGCAGTATGTTAATAGATTTTGGAAAGGAAGTGTCAGGATGCCTGCAATTAAAAATAAATAAGGCAGATGGTGGCGAAATATTTGATTTTGTATATGCAGAGAAGATAGAGGATAGTAAGCCCTTAATACATCCTCCAAACAAGGGCAGTAAGGTAGCTTTTATGGATAGATATATTACAAAAAAGGGTATACAGGAGTTTGAAACTTTCTCGTTCAGAGGATTAAGGTATCTATTATTAGTAGCAAGATGTGTTAGAAGACCTGTAGAGATTGAATATATCGGCTTGAATTCTATTGAATATCCGGTTTCAGAAATTGGTGATTTTGAATGTTCTGATAAACTGCTTAATAAGATATGGGATGTGGGGAAATATACAGTTAGAAAATGCATGTCTGATGCTTATGTTGATTGTCCATGGCGTGAACAAACTCAATGGCTGAGCGATATGATGATACAGAGTCTTGTTAATTATTATACTTTCGGGGATCCATATCTAATTAGAAGAGGGCTAAAACAGTTTGCTCAATCTCAAACTTTTGAAGGACTATTATTTGGAATAGCACCTTCGGATAGGTACCGCTGTATTAATCCTGATTATAATCTTATCTGGTTTATCAGCATTCATAATTACTATTTATTTACAGGGGATAAATCATTATTGAAAGAGTGCTATCCTGTTATGCTTAGAATCCTCGATTTTTTTCAGAAACATGCTGGCAAAAAATATTTACTAGGTCCTACTCCAAGGTACTGGCTATTCTTAGACTGGGCAAAACTGGATAAGAAACATTTATCTGCAACCTTTAATATGCTTTATCTGTTAGCATTGGAAACAGCTATAAAAATATTCAAGATAATAGGGAAAGATTCTAAAAACCTTTCTCAGCAGTACCTTAAGCTTAAAAAAGCGATAGAAAAGCACTTCTGGTCAAAGGATAAAAATCTCTGGATAGAAGCGTTTGATTCTGATAGTAACAAACAAATAGACCAAATCAGCCAGCACTCAAATTCATTGGCTGTTCTTAGCGGATTAAAGTATACAGAGGAAGTTAAAAAAGCGATTTTGGAAGGTATTTATAATCCTAAAACACAAATAATGACAGCATCTCCATATTTTTATTTCTATATTATCTGGGCGCTTATGAAAATCGGCAGAGAAAGAGAGGTTGTGGATTGTATTAAGGGAAAATGGGGAGATATGTTAAGGAAAGACGCAACAACATGGTGGGAAAACTGGAATGCAGGGAATGATGTTCTCTGGTCATGCTGTCATGGATGGTCAGCACATCCAACATATTTTTTATCAAAACATGTTCTCGGAGTACATCCCATATCAGCTGGTTGGAGGAAATTCCAATTTTCTCCGAAGTTCTTAAATCTTAATTATGTAAAAGGGAAAGTTCCTACCCCTTCAGGTCTCATTGAGGTAGAGTGGAAAAGAAAGAATAAGTATATAGATATTAAACTTACCGTCCCAAAAGGACTGAAAGCAGAAATTGATATTAAGGGTTGTCCAAAGAAAATAGCAGGAACAGGTATTACTCGTTTAAGATGCAATTAA
- a CDS encoding CocE/NonD family hydrolase has translation MNINTFETMIPMRDGVQLKTIIYRPETNQKFPALLCRTPYGSSGFNNKEQCTYFAEHEYAVIYQNSRGKFGSEGTWKPYDNEIRDGEDTINWIIKQPWSNGKVGTFGRSYPGYTQIACGLTGNPHLLAMCPDAAPYPLIPSTNHTGGTLQFLQVVLWATYTAGIKLNPLREFDWNKLLKKLPVISILDKTGIDTTFYKDCINNYLCKRMDFLNIIKSKNIKAANLCITGWYDHITPDVLDYYSWISKQKKLQHRLIIGPWDHSSTGLEGDKNLVPQVETVYEVENVEVIRWMNRWLKNGSLEEDPVRIFIMGENVWREEKEWPLSRTEYTPFYLHSKGYLSTTIPEDEPFDNFAYNPSNPVPTIGGCNSGPSPLAGISRGPFDQSQLEKREDVLVYKTEALKKEIEITGYIKVVLYASSSVRDTDFTAKLTDVYPDGRSIIIQDGIVRAKFRESFEKESLLKPGKIYKFEIDLWATSYLFKKEHRINMDISSSNFPRFDRNLNTGENNELGVHFTRALQKVYHDKKHPSHILLPVIPR, from the coding sequence ATGAATATAAATACATTTGAAACAATGATCCCAATGAGAGATGGAGTACAACTGAAAACTATTATATATCGTCCTGAAACCAATCAGAAATTTCCTGCACTTCTTTGCCGTACTCCTTATGGTTCTTCAGGGTTTAATAATAAAGAACAGTGTACATATTTTGCAGAGCATGAATATGCTGTTATTTATCAGAATTCAAGGGGAAAATTTGGTTCAGAAGGGACATGGAAACCATATGATAACGAAATAAGAGATGGTGAAGATACGATAAACTGGATTATAAAACAGCCCTGGTCTAATGGAAAGGTTGGTACATTTGGGAGATCATATCCAGGATATACTCAAATTGCCTGTGGTCTTACAGGAAATCCTCATCTTCTAGCTATGTGTCCGGATGCAGCTCCATATCCTCTCATACCTTCTACTAATCACACAGGAGGAACACTCCAGTTCTTGCAGGTTGTTTTGTGGGCAACATATACAGCTGGAATAAAACTCAATCCTCTTAGAGAGTTTGATTGGAATAAATTGTTAAAGAAGCTTCCTGTAATTTCTATCTTAGATAAAACCGGAATAGATACAACTTTTTATAAAGATTGTATTAATAACTATCTATGCAAACGGATGGATTTCTTGAATATAATCAAATCAAAAAATATAAAAGCAGCTAATCTTTGTATAACCGGATGGTATGATCATATAACACCTGATGTTCTGGATTATTACTCATGGATTTCAAAGCAAAAAAAGCTGCAGCATAGATTAATTATAGGTCCTTGGGATCATAGTAGTACAGGATTAGAAGGAGATAAAAATCTTGTTCCACAAGTTGAAACTGTCTATGAAGTGGAGAATGTAGAAGTCATAAGATGGATGAATCGCTGGTTAAAAAATGGAAGTTTGGAAGAAGATCCTGTTAGAATTTTCATTATGGGAGAAAACGTCTGGAGAGAAGAAAAAGAGTGGCCTCTATCAAGAACAGAATATACACCGTTCTATCTTCACAGCAAAGGTTATCTATCCACAACTATTCCAGAAGATGAACCATTTGATAATTTTGCATATAATCCCTCTAATCCAGTGCCTACAATAGGAGGATGCAACTCCGGACCCAGTCCTCTTGCAGGCATTTCCAGAGGGCCATTTGACCAGAGTCAGCTCGAAAAGAGAGAGGATGTGCTTGTATACAAGACAGAAGCTCTTAAGAAGGAGATAGAGATTACAGGTTACATAAAAGTTGTTCTCTATGCTTCATCCAGTGTCAGGGATACAGATTTTACTGCAAAATTGACTGATGTATATCCCGATGGCCGATCTATTATCATACAGGATGGAATTGTTAGAGCAAAATTTAGAGAATCGTTTGAGAAAGAAAGTCTCCTGAAGCCGGGAAAGATTTACAAGTTTGAGATTGATCTTTGGGCTACAAGCTATTTATTTAAGAAGGAACATCGGATCAACATGGATATCTCTAGCAGTAATTTTCCCCGTTTTGACAGAAATCTCAATACAGGTGAAAACAATGAGCTGGGTGTACATTTTACTAGAGCACTGCAAAAAGTTTATCATGATAAAAAGCACCCTTCTCATATTTTACTGCCTGTAATTCCAAGGTAA
- a CDS encoding amidohydrolase family protein has translation MSNYKISKDNSKIQESISFFDINGIIGIPVLSPETGELHHCKNTSELIKEMDSYGIDKALVYHRDAIFYSPSKGNKELCEEIKKYPDRLFGCWVLLPHETCEVPHPEELIREIKNNNIRAVRLFPHLQKFQLSSCYETFSILDKYNIPVILPEHQELPQICKKFKNTPFILMPPFGYLRDIYNLLSKFKNIYVAIGNEGTQNAVEEMCEYFGAERLLFGTMQHGLNVSSIHPASIMIINNANITLREKALIAGNNLKRIINNVKIKFSSSHIKGKKVTSIKKRFNESLSNSLIIDCHFHLGEYGTHYAPKSDVKSVFELIDTVGISRLCINFFRGGDYRKGNNIIADLVKKYPDKIIGFCRIDPNFAGNIVEVLHYYIEVLKMKGIKIHPRVDKFYAYDARLKPMWEIADKRRTVILSHTTLGEPYSDPEQFDDIAGKYPNVPIILGHSGNNVEGVKKSIPIAKKRKNIYLDTSGLGFKNENLLEYAVDQIGPDRILFGSDCTFIDFNLALGVIVYSKISNEDKRKILGLNAAKLFKI, from the coding sequence ATGAGTAACTACAAAATAAGTAAAGATAACAGCAAGATACAAGAATCAATAAGTTTCTTTGATATTAACGGCATAATTGGAATCCCTGTACTGTCACCAGAAACAGGCGAGCTACATCATTGTAAAAATACTTCAGAGCTGATTAAGGAAATGGATTCTTATGGTATAGACAAAGCTCTTGTATATCATCGTGATGCAATCTTTTACTCTCCTTCAAAAGGGAATAAAGAACTTTGTGAAGAAATAAAAAAATATCCTGATAGATTATTTGGATGCTGGGTTCTCCTGCCGCATGAAACATGTGAAGTGCCACATCCAGAAGAATTAATAAGAGAAATAAAAAATAATAATATTAGAGCAGTAAGATTATTTCCTCATTTACAGAAGTTTCAGTTATCTTCATGCTATGAAACCTTTTCCATACTTGATAAATATAATATCCCTGTAATACTTCCTGAGCACCAGGAATTACCCCAAATCTGTAAAAAGTTTAAAAATACACCATTTATTCTAATGCCTCCATTTGGTTATTTAAGGGATATATACAATTTGCTTTCCAAATTCAAAAATATCTATGTTGCTATTGGGAATGAAGGAACTCAAAACGCAGTAGAAGAAATGTGTGAGTATTTTGGAGCGGAGCGTCTTTTGTTTGGCACAATGCAGCATGGATTGAATGTTTCCAGCATACACCCTGCATCAATAATGATTATAAACAATGCAAATATTACTTTAAGAGAAAAAGCATTAATAGCTGGTAATAATTTAAAACGAATAATAAATAATGTAAAAATTAAGTTTTCAAGTAGTCATATAAAAGGCAAAAAAGTTACATCAATTAAAAAACGTTTTAATGAATCTCTATCAAATAGTTTGATTATTGACTGTCACTTTCATTTAGGTGAATACGGAACTCATTATGCTCCAAAATCGGATGTAAAAAGTGTGTTTGAATTAATAGATACTGTTGGAATTAGTAGATTATGTATTAATTTTTTCAGGGGAGGAGATTATAGAAAAGGGAATAATATAATTGCTGATCTTGTAAAAAAATATCCAGATAAAATTATTGGTTTTTGTAGAATAGATCCTAATTTTGCAGGAAATATTGTTGAAGTTTTACATTATTATATCGAGGTTTTAAAGATGAAAGGGATAAAAATACATCCCAGGGTAGATAAATTTTATGCATATGATGCTAGATTGAAACCAATGTGGGAAATAGCTGACAAAAGACGGACAGTAATCCTTTCCCATACAACACTTGGTGAACCTTATAGTGACCCGGAGCAATTTGATGATATAGCGGGGAAATATCCTAATGTTCCGATTATCCTGGGGCATTCTGGTAATAATGTTGAAGGAGTAAAAAAAAGTATCCCAATTGCCAAAAAAAGAAAAAATATATATTTAGATACTTCAGGTTTGGGGTTTAAGAATGAAAATCTGTTGGAATATGCTGTGGATCAAATTGGGCCAGATCGAATACTTTTTGGATCAGATTGTACATTCATTGACTTTAATTTAGCTTTAGGTGTTATAGTCTATTCAAAAATTAGTAACGAAGATAAAAGAAAAATCCTGGGCTTAAATGCCGCTAAACTATTTAAAATTTAG